A region from the Canis lupus dingo isolate Sandy chromosome X, ASM325472v2, whole genome shotgun sequence genome encodes:
- the RBM3 gene encoding RNA-binding protein 3 isoform X1: protein MSSEEGKLFVGGLNFNTDEQALEDHFRSFGPISEVVVVKDRETQRSRGFGFITFTDPEHASDAMRAMNGESLDGRQIRVDHAGKSARGTRGGAFGAHGRGRSYSRGGGDQGYGSGRYDSRPGGYGYGYGYGYGYGRSRDYGGRSQGGYDRYSGGNYRDNYDN from the exons ATGTCTTCTGAAGAAGGGAAGCTTTTCGTGGGAGGGCTGAACTTCAACACCGATGAGCAGGCTCTGGAAGACCACTTCAGAAGCTTCGGTCCTATCTCTGAGG TGGTTGTTGTCAAGGACCGGGAGACTCAGCGATCCCGGGGTTTTGGTTTCATCACCTTCACCGATCCAGAGCATGCCTCAGATGCCATGAGAGCCATGAATGGAGAG TCTCTGGATGGTCGCCAGATCCGTGTGGATCACGCGGGCAAGTCGGCCAGGGGAACTAGAGGGGGTGCCTTTGGGGCCCATGGGCGTGGTCGCAGCTACTCTAGAG GTGGTGGGGACCAGGGCTATGGGAGTGGCAGATATGACAGTCGACCTGGAggatatggatatggatatggatatggatatggatatggaAGGTCCAGAGACTATGGTGGCAG AAGCCAGGGTGGTTATGACCGCTACTCAGGAGGAAATTACAGAGACAATTATGACAACTGA
- the RBM3 gene encoding RNA-binding protein 3 isoform X2, with the protein MSSEEGKLFVGGLNFNTDEQALEDHFRSFGPISEVVVVKDRETQRSRGFGFITFTDPEHASDAMRAMNGESLDGRQIRVDHAGKSARGTRGGAFGAHGRGRSYSRGGGDQGYGSGRYDSRPGGYGYGYGYGYGYGRSRDYGGSQGGYDRYSGGNYRDNYDN; encoded by the exons ATGTCTTCTGAAGAAGGGAAGCTTTTCGTGGGAGGGCTGAACTTCAACACCGATGAGCAGGCTCTGGAAGACCACTTCAGAAGCTTCGGTCCTATCTCTGAGG TGGTTGTTGTCAAGGACCGGGAGACTCAGCGATCCCGGGGTTTTGGTTTCATCACCTTCACCGATCCAGAGCATGCCTCAGATGCCATGAGAGCCATGAATGGAGAG TCTCTGGATGGTCGCCAGATCCGTGTGGATCACGCGGGCAAGTCGGCCAGGGGAACTAGAGGGGGTGCCTTTGGGGCCCATGGGCGTGGTCGCAGCTACTCTAGAG GTGGTGGGGACCAGGGCTATGGGAGTGGCAGATATGACAGTCGACCTGGAggatatggatatggatatggatatggatatggatatggaAGGTCCAGAGACTATGGTGGCAG CCAGGGTGGTTATGACCGCTACTCAGGAGGAAATTACAGAGACAATTATGACAACTGA